The following is a genomic window from Fusarium oxysporum Fo47 chromosome IV, complete sequence.
AGATGGTAGTGCAAATCTTGCCGTTCAGCGTGAGAATGATATCTCCTTCGAGCAGAGATACAGGGTGGTTCTCGCGCTCAAAGGTTCGCTTGCTGACCATGAACAACTGATGATGAGATCGGTTGGTCTGGGTAACCTTCTTGATCCACTCATCGGAGACACCCATGACGGATGCCTGAGCCATCTGGACTGATCTGAACTCGACGGACAAGATACGCAGCTTGGGGTTGATACCCTTCTGAACTGACTCTACGACAGGAAGCAGAGTCTTGGTGCCAAGACCGAGGTAGTACTCTTCGTCGCGTGACGTATGATGGGAACGCTCTCCCAGATACGACAGCCACAGAGCCTGGACAGTACCGTCCGGCGCGACAAGAACACCACTGTTGCATGTCGAACCGAGGTTGCTGTCAATCGTGATGGCATCAACATTAACAGCACGATAGCGCGGGGCGCCCGAGTTGGCGGGAATGGCCACCGCAGTGATCTCGGTGACACTTGTAGATCCATGAACAACGCGCCCAATCCTATTGTAGCCGAGGAAATAGGTCTTGGCGCCTTGGGTGAGAACCTCATTGCTCAGACGAGCGCTCATGACTGGCGCATCGACGAGCGAGGGGTCGTACTGAATAATGGCGTAGTTCTGAAGGGGATGTAGGAAGACAACCTTGCCTTCGACGATGATGGAGTCAGCAATAGTGACAGTGATGTCGCAGAGATCGTAGGGGACAATAGCCCTGGAGATCAGAACAAGACCCTTGTCTGCATCAATTACGAGACCCATGCCCCAACGGCGGTTCTTGGGGAAACCGTCGAGTTTCAAGGGCATAGTGCAGTTGATGTGCACAAAACTGCGGATGAGGTCGGCAATGCCTTGGTGTGGCATGTGGTCCAGTTCAATAAAGGAGGCAGATCGTCGAGTAGGTGGAACAGGAGGCAATGGGTCTCCCAGGTCAGTGAAGTCCCAAACTCCCGTCTCATCGTTTCGAACAGCAAGCTTCATTTTGGCTGCCCAGTGTCGGTCAATGTAGGCaacggtggtgttgagagtgTGAAGGTCGCGAAGGTGTTTGTAAGTGACAACAACTCGTGCGCGATCTGGGATTGCCTTCATTACTTGGATGAAAGTGTCGAGGTCTGGCACCTTCTTGTGGTCAATACTCTGGACAATCCAGCCGTTATCCGTATTATCAAATCGGAATGAGCCAGCTGATTCGCAAACGTAGACTCCCTTGACAGCGACAGCATAGAGTCTTGCTTGCTGATAGGACAAATCGTGGAAGCTGGCGCCTGCCACTGAAACGAATCTGTCAGGGGTAATCTTGTGAAGATCTCCGACCTCAATTTCGACTTCCACGTCCTGTCCACCGCGCTGAAGGTGTAGCTTAATGGTTTCGCCAACGCTCGAATCGAGAATGTCGTCCAATCGAATGAACTGGGTGATAAGTTCGCCGTTGACCTTGATCAAAACGTCACCTtcctcgatcttcttgtctGAAGGTCCTTGGGGGAGGACAATCTCAGCCACAAGCATGTTGGTCTCCTCCGGAAACTTCTCACGCATGGCAGCCTCCCAATGAGGGCTCAATCCCAACCTTCTGCATTCATCAAAAGGCTTGAGAAGGAACTGGCACTGAATATCGCCACGTGTGACAGGCTTGCCGTTCTGAATGCATTGCAGAGCACGGAGTGGTCGATCCAATGGAAGGAAGTAATCTGTCGAAGCTCCATCAGAACGTCCGCCAGCTTGGAGCGCGACAGCGCAACCGTCCTTGTTCACGACAGGACTGCCAGAACTTCCTCCACTAGCGGCGGCGTTGGCCTGGTAGTAGCATGTGTTGAAATCGCTGTACCCCTCGCCATATTCCGGGGCATTTCGATCCAGGCGACTGATGATACCTGACAAGATACTAAGCTTTTCGCCCGCATCGTTACCGACAACTCGAATCTCGGTTCCAACTGTGCTTATTAGTAATGGTCCTCGGCCGTGATCTGAGTCGGGAGGTCTTGGGGTCCTTACCCTTTGCGAGGTCGGGTCGCAGCTCTAAGCCATCAATGTGCATATACTTGATCGCCTTGGGATCGTATCGCAGAATACCAAAATCGTGAACGGGGTCGCGGTAGACGGGGTAACAGTCGACTTCTTCGTGGTTGTCGAAGACACAGTGGCCCCAGAAGGGACCAGCGCCGACAACGTGACGGTTGGTCAAGATGTATCTGCAGAGCCAGATTAGAGCCCTCTCTCAGCTATTATAGACAGAGATTACACACCCTTTCTCGGAGTCAACAACGTAGCCAGTAGCTTCACTGGTCAAAGCAGAATCGGTATCGAAAGAGCAGGTCTGGCAGAACCTGATGGCGACAACGTTGCGCACCACCTTCTGGATGGTATCCTGCCACTCTCCCAAGCTCCCTGGTGTTCCAATATACATAGCGTGCGGGTGAAGTTCGTCGGTCATGTCGGAGTGGTCGTCAAATTCAATAATGTCTGGGGTGTTATCGTTTGGGGAATGCTTTCCGTTGATGGATTTTTTGGAAGGAGGAGCTTCGCCTGGCGAGCCCGGGGCCTTTCTTTTAGCCCGGGCTGAAGAATTTGCGCCATTCATGACTGTTTGATTTCTGTGATTTATGATGGGAAACACGACGACGGtgttggcgaagaagagcgCGAGTTTGGTTCGTGGTTAAAGGGGATCGAAAGTTGACAACGTCACAGAGAGACAGGGATCGCAAACAGTGACGGGACTGAGACAACAGCGCGGGTAACGACAGGGAAACAGAGATGGAAAGATGGGGGCCAGCGATTAAGTAGAGATAGAAGAAAATCAAAGAATGCGTTGATAAGGTAGGATTAAAAGGGTGAACTCATGAGGACATGTGATGAACAAAAACCAGACCAGGCCCAGGCTCGAGAGATGCGATGCAATCTGGGGAAAAATTTATGATGGATTGCCTTGGCCTCGAAAGTGATTGAGTGGATCAGCTGCAGCGGCGGGACTCTAAGGTTACAGGGGAAATGATACCCTCGAAAGCCGCTAAACGATGCAAGCGCCGTCATTCCCGCGGTGCCTAGGGTGCCTTCGGGTGCTCTGTGCATAACTCCGCCCTTGTCCGTCTAGTCCGTCCCGACAAGACAAAGAGGTTGTGGGTGTGGTCGAGTCGAGATGGTGTGTCACATAGAGACAATGGGGACGACAGATGACCAGTCAGATGGGGGGATGAGATGGTGGGCGATTGAGACTTTTGTACCTATTTTGTTCACCTAGATTGCCAATATCAAGCTTATGAGTCCTAGATCTTTAT
Proteins encoded in this region:
- a CDS encoding trypsin-like cysteine/serine peptidase domain-containing protein; translated protein: MNGANSSARAKRKAPGSPGEAPPSKKSINGKHSPNDNTPDIIEFDDHSDMTDELHPHAMYIGTPGSLGEWQDTIQKVVRNVVAIRFCQTCSFDTDSALTSEATGYVVDSEKGYILTNRHVVGAGPFWGHCVFDNHEEVDCYPVYRDPVHDFGILRYDPKAIKYMHIDGLELRPDLAKVGTEIRVVGNDAGEKLSILSGIISRLDRNAPEYGEGYSDFNTCYYQANAAASGGSSGSPVVNKDGCAVALQAGGRSDGASTDYFLPLDRPLRALQCIQNGKPVTRGDIQCQFLLKPFDECRRLGLSPHWEAAMREKFPEETNMLVAEIVLPQGPSDKKIEEGDVLIKVNGELITQFIRLDDILDSSVGETIKLHLQRGGQDVEVEIEVGDLHKITPDRFVSVAGASFHDLSYQQARLYAVAVKGVYVCESAGSFRFDNTDNGWIVQSIDHKKVPDLDTFIQVMKAIPDRARVVVTYKHLRDLHTLNTTVAYIDRHWAAKMKLAVRNDETGVWDFTDLGDPLPPVPPTRRSASFIELDHMPHQGIADLIRSFVHINCTMPLKLDGFPKNRRWGMGLVIDADKGLVLISRAIVPYDLCDITVTIADSIIVEGKVVFLHPLQNYAIIQYDPSLVDAPVMSARLSNEVLTQGAKTYFLGYNRIGRVVHGSTSVTEITAVAIPANSGAPRYRAVNVDAITIDSNLGSTCNSGVLVAPDGTVQALWLSYLGERSHHTSRDEEYYLGLGTKTLLPVVESVQKGINPKLRILSVEFRSVQMAQASVMGVSDEWIKKVTQTNRSHHQLFMVSKRTFERENHPVSLLEGDIILTLNGKICTTISDFDLMYSHELLDAVIVRECEEMHLQLPTVAADDMETNHAVSFCGAILHRPHQAVRQQISKLHSEVYVSSRIRGSPAYQYGVAPTNFITHVNGTPTPDLDSFIAATREIPDNTYFRLKAVTFDCVPWVITMKKNDHYFPTMEWIKDDKEACGWRRVTYEGSEVFKGEATDGVVPVAQDADME